The nucleotide sequence GCTGCAAACGGAAAATTAGAAGCTAGGATCACAAATGTAGATAAAGACTCAAAACTCACGCAAATAGCAGTATGCATAAACAATCTTTTAGATCAAGTAGAAGCACTACAAAGAGAGATAGACACGAGCATAAAAGCTTCAAGAGACGGGGTTGAATATAGAAATATCTACACTCAAGGATTTAAAGGATTATTTAAAATAAACGCTCAATCAATGAGCGCGAAGGCGTATCTGGAGTGTTGGATGGTGAAAAAGGCAAGATAAGAGGTATATTATCACAAAAACTATGTGAGCTAGGAAATGGAAACAAAGGAATACTCAATATCCAAAATGATCTTCAAAAAAGCGTAAAAGATCTAAATCAAGTAGTAAGCTCATCGCAAACAACGGCTATATTGGCAAAAGATAGTATAAAAAATGTTGAAGAACTCTGTTTAAATTTTGATGATATAACAAAAAACTCAAATCAAACAACCCAAACAATAAACCAAAGAGCAAACGAGATAAGCAGTGTCATAGGTATGATAAAAGATATCGCAGATCAAACAAATCTTCTTGCACTAAATGCGGCCATAGAAGCAGCGCACGCAGGTGAGCACGGACGTGGATTTGCAGTTGTTGCAGATGAAGTAAGAAAACTAGCTGAAAATACTACAAAAGCTACAAGCGATATCGATTTAAGCGTCAATTTGCTATCTAAAGAAGCAGATGAGTTAAACAAAAACTCAGATATGATAAATAAAATAGCTCAAACCGCTGCAAAAAACACACAAGATCTAAAAAATGCTTTAAGTAAATTTAGCTCCGATGCGCAAAATACAGCACAAGTTTCTGAGCTAACTCAAAACAAAACTATGGGAATTTTAACCAAACTTGATATCGTTATGTATAAAACAGCTGCGTATAACAACACTTTAAACCAGCTAGGTTGTACTCCAGAACTATCAGATCAAGCATCAGATATAATAGATAATTATGCAAATAATTTTGAATCCAAATTTAAAAAAGATATATTTGTCATCAAAACTAAAGACGAATTAGAAAGCATAACAAATTTAGTAGAACAAAATGTTTCAGAGTCGAAATTAGAATACAATATGCAAAATATAGATAAATTTATCAATAAATTTATAAAAATAGAGGATAAAAGTGCTACCATTTTCTCAGATATCGATCAAATGATAGCAAATAACAATCAAAATAAAAAAGAATGATTATCTTGTCAGCATTTTTTTAGCACAGTCGCTCATTCTCTTACCATCGCAACTTGCACCGAACTCTTCTTTTGCAGCTTTCATAAGTGCGCCTAGATCTTTGATACTAGCAAAATTATTTTTGCTTATCAAATTTTGTAGTTTTTCTTCAAGTTCGCAGTCGCTTAGTTGCGTTGGGAGATATAAACTTATGATATTTATCTCTTCAAGCTCTTTTTGTTCCAAATCCTCTCTACCGCCTGCTTTATACTGAGTAGCAGACTCATTCCTACGCTTTATCTCAGTTTGCAAAATAGCAAAAATTCTCTCATCGCTAAGAGTGATTCGCTCATCAACTTCGATCTGTTTAAAAGCCGAGCTGATCATTCTTAAAGTATCGCGGCGAAAATTATCTTTTGATTTCATCGCCTCTTTTATATCATTCAAAATACGCTCTTTTACACTCATTTTTACTCCTTTAAATTTAATAATCCAAGCTTGCTAGCTACTGCGATTCCTTCTCTTAGCCCATCATCTATCACTATAAAAGGAACACTAAATTTTTCTAATATCGGTTTTAAAAGATAAATTCCAGCTATCACTAAAGAAGCTCGACCTTTACCCACCAAGCTATCTTTGTCGGTTGATGAAGATATCTTTATCAAAGCTGAGTCAAAATCCTCAAGATCCAAAATAGCTCCATTTACTATTTTAGCGTCATAATCCTCATATTTCAATCCAAATTTCAAAGCCGCCACGCTAGTAGGAACTCCAGATGTTAAAATAATATTTTTAAAACTAAATTTAGAAATAAAACTCAAAGTATCTTGAACTTTATCTTTAGCGGCTATTTTAAATTTCGTTTCATCGCTGCAGCACTCTTCACAAAATCTTACAATTCCAAATTTAAAACTCTTAAACTCATTTGCAAAACTTATCTCCGTACTAGCACCGCCAAGATCTATAAGTAAAGACTCATCTATATGAAATCCAAGTTTCAAAGCTCGATTTTCCACACCAAACCTTGCTAACTTAGCTTCTAAATTCCCGCTAATGATACTAAATTTAATACCAAAATCACGCTCAACATCATAAAAAAAATCCTTAGCATTTGGTGCTAATCTAAAAGCCTCAGTAGCAACTGCTATATACTTATCATTTTTGAAATCAAACATAATGGTAATTTCTCTAAGAGCCTCAGTTATGCGCATTTTTGCCGCCGTACTAAGACCTTCGTCACTTAAATTTCTAGCTGAACCAACTATCTTTTCATAACTTTGAGTAATCTCAAGATTATCATCCATAGCGCAAACTCGTATAGTATTTGAGCCAAGATCTATGCAGATCATCTTTTATCCTTTAAAAAAGCTTTGATTTCTAATTTTTTTAACACTTTTAACTGCTCTCCTAAGTCTTTGCCTCTTAGATGAGATAACTTGTTTATATCGATACTTGGATTAAACGTTTTATCGTAAAACCCAAGATCAACTGCTGTTTTTACCCTATTTTTCGTGTTTAGTCCAAGCCAACTTGAAAGCGGCATATCTAACGCTATTTTCATCATTTCATATCTGCTAGCTCGTTTTAAGAACGGCTCATTTATCAGTTTTTTATAGAATTTACCAAGACACAGACTATCTAAAATCTCTTTTGGATTTAATTGATAAAAGTTTATAAGATCATATAAAAAACTTCTTGAATCACGCGTTATATTGAAATGCTGCTGAACTACTTTACTAAAACTCTGCGTAAATTTAACTCCAAAAAGTCTTTCATCAAGCCCTAAATCACTCAAAAGTTCTATCCCAAAAGTTTTATGAGGTGCTATAAAAAACTTTTCAAGCTCAGATCTGATTCTATCTTTACTAAGATCAACAATGGCGATACTACGCATAATTTTTAAACTTTGTTCATCAACTTTCAAACCAAATCTTGAAACAAACTGCACTGCTCTTAAAACTCTTAGACTATCCTCACAAAAACTATGCTTATCGACTATTTTCAAAATCTTATTTTTTATATCTTGCTTACCGCCCCAAAAATCGAGCATCTCACCATCAAATATATTTATCATCATAGCATTCATAGTAAAATCACGTCTTTTGCTTGCAGTTTTTTCATCATTACAGTATGAAACCATAAAAGCTTTATGCCCTACTCCGTTTTTACTTTCGGTTCTAGGTAGGCTTATATCGTAATTTTTATATTTATATACAAAATAGCTTTTTCCGACTCCAGTAGCACCGATATCATACATAAGATTTTCAAATTTAGTAGGATCGATATCATAAACTTCTATATCAAAATCGATATTTTTAGCTCCAAGAAGCATATCTCTAACGCATCCTCCAACAAGATAAGCGCGTTTAGTTTGGTGTTTAAGTATATTTTTTAGAGTGCTTAGCTCGTTATTTTGAAAGATTTGTGAGACGATGTTCGATATTTGCAAGTGCGAATTCCAAAAATTTTATTGTTAGATCAAGCTTCAATTCCATATTGCTATTATCAGAACTATTTAAGCCTTCAAACAAAACGCCTATTCTCTCTTTTAAATTTTTTAGAAAAATAATTTCGCTATTTACACTTTCATCTTTAAACTCAGGCTTGATAGTAGGTTTATCGTCATTTTCAACTACATTTGCAGGAGATTCATCAACGCTTATAATATCGCTGCGAATTTCATCTAATTTTTGTATCTTTTCAAGTTCAGCACTAACTTCATCTATGGTAATTTTTGCGATATCTTCGAGTTTCATATTTTAACTAGCCACCTTTTAAATTCTCTTATACCTATCTCATCATCAGCTTTTAAATTTAGAAAAAAATCAAGCATCTGCTCATTTACATAAACATTTTTACGTCTAAGACCGCTAAGACGCCTTACAGCA is from Campylobacter fetus subsp. testudinum 03-427 and encodes:
- the cca gene encoding multifunctional tRNA nucleotidyl transferase / 2'3'-cyclic phosphodiesterase / 2' nucleotidase/phosphatase (Pfam match to PF01743.16 PolyA_pol) produces the protein MQISNIVSQIFQNNELSTLKNILKHQTKRAYLVGGCVRDMLLGAKNIDFDIEVYDIDPTKFENLMYDIGATGVGKSYFVYKYKNYDISLPRTESKNGVGHKAFMVSYCNDEKTASKRRDFTMNAMMINIFDGEMLDFWGGKQDIKNKILKIVDKHSFCEDSLRVLRAVQFVSRFGLKVDEQSLKIMRSIAIVDLSKDRIRSELEKFFIAPHKTFGIELLSDLGLDERLFGVKFTQSFSKVVQQHFNITRDSRSFLYDLINFYQLNPKEILDSLCLGKFYKKLINEPFLKRASRYEMMKIALDMPLSSWLGLNTKNRVKTAVDLGFYDKTFNPSIDINKLSHLRGKDLGEQLKVLKKLEIKAFLKDKR
- a CDS encoding exopolyphosphatase, Ppx/GppA family (Pfam match to PF02541.12 Ppx-GppA); this translates as MICIDLGSNTIRVCAMDDNLEITQSYEKIVGSARNLSDEGLSTAAKMRITEALREITIMFDFKNDKYIAVATEAFRLAPNAKDFFYDVERDFGIKFSIISGNLEAKLARFGVENRALKLGFHIDESLLIDLGGASTEISFANEFKSFKFGIVRFCEECCSDETKFKIAAKDKVQDTLSFISKFSFKNIILTSGVPTSVAALKFGLKYEDYDAKIVNGAILDLEDFDSALIKISSSTDKDSLVGKGRASLVIAGIYLLKPILEKFSVPFIVIDDGLREGIAVASKLGLLNLKE
- a CDS encoding putative protein, GatB/YqeY family (Pfam match to PF09424.6 YqeY), with the protein product MSVKERILNDIKEAMKSKDNFRRDTLRMISSAFKQIEVDERITLSDERIFAILQTEIKRRNESATQYKAGGREDLEQKELEEINIISLYLPTQLSDCELEEKLQNLISKNNFASIKDLGALMKAAKEEFGASCDGKRMSDCAKKMLTR